One genomic window of Solanum stenotomum isolate F172 chromosome 9, ASM1918654v1, whole genome shotgun sequence includes the following:
- the LOC125877301 gene encoding uncharacterized protein LOC125877301, whose product MSGESVKKPWTDLFATNRLATRGMNLNYIPPVIVDGQKVVEILPEDVVQDDEKWAPSIVVYVVGTTPSIGAMERFIMGQGTFSTKHIILYHVDGYFVVRFANEEERDMALCSGPHHLLRRHVIMKPWVPEFNFKEEILTTIPLWIKLPNLPLNYWNSVVLSKICSCLGKPLYADECTTQISRISFARILVEVDKCLQVGHSYVEKLEAPIQFQKKNQGQGHRKEWIPTTNKEQGYDKKQVESNQQEKSTHEKDETSRGQGEWHTVTHIASIRRESRNIQDSRGGQRTLPGVMIHEEGQMSGEGSGGMDMTSIQPSIHDSDMECEGF is encoded by the exons ATGAGTGGAGAAAGCGTGAAGAAGCCCTGGACAGACCTGTTTGCTACCAATAGATTGGCGACTCGAGGTATGAATCTAAACTACATACCACCTGTGATAGTGGATGGGCAAAAAGTAGTGGAAATTTTACCTGAGGATGTAGTTCAAGATGATGAGAAATGGGCTCCATCAATAGTAGTTTATGTGGTGGGAACAACTCCATCTATTGGAGCCATGGAGAGATTTATAATGGGACAGGGTACTTTCTCCACAAAACATATAATCCTATACCATGTAGATGGGTATTTTGTTGTGAGATTTGCAAATGAGGAAGAAAGGGATATGGCGTTGTGCTCTGGACCTCACCACCTACTGAGAAGGCATGTCATAATGAAACCATGGGTTCCGGAGTTCAACTTCAAGGAGGAGATTCTTACCACCATCCCATTGTGGATTAAACTCCCAAATCTGCCTCTTAACTATTGGAATTCAGTTGTTTTAAGTAAGATATGTAGTTGTTTGGGAAAGCCCTTGTACGCAGATGAATGTACAACTCAGATCAGTAGAATCTCGTTTGCCAGGATATTAGTGGAAGTAGAT AAATGTCTACAAGTGGGGCATTCATATGTGGAAAAACTAGAGGCACCTATACAGttccaaaagaaaaatcagGGACAAGGGCATAGGAAAGAATGGATACCCACCACAAACAAGGAGCAAGGATATGATAAAAAGCAGGTTGAATCAAACCAACAAGAGAAATCAACTCATGAGAAGGATGAAACATCACGGGGACAAGGAGAATGGCATACTGTTACACATATAGCTTCTATTAGAAGAGAATCTAGAAATATCCAAGATTCAAGAGGAGGGCAGAGAACTCTACCAGGGGTCATGATTCATGAGGAAGGACAAATGAGTGGAGAAGGAAGTGGTGGAATGGATATGACATCTATACAACCATCAATTCATGATAGTGACATGGAATGCGAGGGGTTTTAA
- the LOC125877300 gene encoding uncharacterized protein LOC125877300 has product MGDFNFILAQEDRIVGSQVQDEEIRDFKECVTNSNLVELQIGGRNYTWTNGHIYSRIDKARVNADWLNKMATQQVIAIEPLFLDHSPLGLIMGEQRDTKKRPFKFYNCIGQHPEFRNRVEASWHILGEGMKGIRMNLKIVRKKMKKIIQKDFMGVSEKVQALGRELIDKQKNIRVGPIPQANIDEEKLLRTKLAKWSMIEENIYKQKS; this is encoded by the coding sequence ATGGGGGACTTCAATTTTATACTAGCACAAGAAGATAGAATAGTTGGTAGTCAGGTACAAGATGAAGAAATAAGAGATTTCAAAGAGTGTGTGACTAATTCAAATCTAGTAGAACTGCAAATAGGAGGGAGGAATTACACATGGACTAATGGACATATATATAGCAGAATAGACAAAGCTAGAGTTAATGCTGACTGGTTGAACAAGATGGCAACACAACAGGTCATTGCTATAGAGCCTTTATTTTTGGATCATTCACCTCTAGGCTTGATAATGGGGGAACAAAGAGATACAAAGAAAAGAcctttcaaattttataattgcATAGGACAACATCCAGAATTCAGGAACAGGGTGGAAGCTAGCTGGCATATATTAGGTGAAGGCATGAAAGGGATAAGGATGAATTTGAAAATAGtaaggaaaaagatgaaaaagatcattcaaaaagattttatgGGGGTTTCTGAAAAAGTGCAAGCACTCGGAAGAGAACTCATAGATAAACAAAAGAATATAAGAGTAGGTCCAATACCACAGGCCAACATTGATGAGGAGAAATTACTGAGAACAAAACTGGCAAAGTGGAGTATGATTGAGGAGAACATATATAAGCAGAAGTCCTGA